Sequence from the Amycolatopsis sp. NBC_00345 genome:
CCGGCTCCGGTCGACGCCCGCACCGACGGCGTCGATCACGCCGGCGCCGTCCAGGTGCGGAGTGACCTCGGGGAACCGCTTGGGGCCGGTCGCGCCGGAACGGGCCTGCCAGTCGGTCGGGTTGACCCCGGACACGGCGACCCGGACGCGAACCTCGCCGGGGCCGGGCTCGGGCCGGTCACGATCGACGAGCTGAAGAACGTCCGGACTGCCGTTGTCGCGGTAGACGATGGCCTTCATGATCCGTCACTACTCCCGTTCGGTGCTGATAGTCATGGCAAAACCGGGCCCGGCGCGGTCGCGATCACCAGCAACCACAACGCTTTCCGCACGGCGGCCCCCGGCGCCCCGAAGATCACCGTACGACCGTGAGTGACAAATATCAAGAGTTGTCATCAAGATACTGTCAGCCCGGCCGGGCCCCCATACCTGGTTGCCTCGCCTAACCCGGCCAAGCACCATCGGGGCATGCGCTTTTCGATCAACATTCCGAACTTCGGGGAGTTCGCCGACGCCAGGACAGTCGCTGCGGTGGCCACGGCGGCGGAGCAGGCGGGCTGGGACGCGTTGTTCGTGTGGGATCACGTGGTGCACGACAAACGCGAGCGCCGCGGCCAGCCGTTCGGCGATCCGTGGATGCTGCTGACCGCCGCGGCACTGGCCACCTCGCGGATCAAGCTGGGCACGCTGGTCACCCCGGTGGCGCGGCGACGGCCGGAACAGCTGGCCCGCCAGGTGGCCACCCTGGACTCGTTGAGCGGCGGGCGGGTGGTCTTCAGCGCCGGCCTCGGCGGCCCGATCGCGGACGAGTTCGGCAGCTTCGGCGAGCCGACCGACCCGGTGGTGCTGGCCGAGCGGCTGGACGAAGGGCTGGACCTGCTGCAGCGTTATTGGACCGGCGAGCCGGTCGACCATCAGGGGCGGCACTACCAGGTCCACGACGTGACGTTGCTGCCCGCCTCGGTGCAACGCCCCCACCCGCCGATCTGGGTCGCCGGGTACTGGCCGCACCGCCGGCCGATGCGCCGGGCCGCGCGCTGGGACGGCGTGGTCCCGCTGTTCACCGACGCGAGGCATGGGCAGGCTCCGCCGGCGGACCAGGTCCGTGAGCTGGTCGCCTACGTCCACCAGCATCGTGACCGCCGGGCGGCTGAGCCGTTCGAGGTCGTCATCGGCGGGGTCAGCCCCGGCGATCCGGCCCAGGCCCGCGACCTGATCGGCCCGCTGGCCGACGCGGGCGCCACCTGGTGGGACGAACGTCAGCTGCAAACCAGCGAAGACCTCGCTCGCCTCGCACCGACACTGCGCCGGATCGAGCAGGGACCTCCTGTTTTGTAGCCGGGCCACGGATTCCTCGGTTTGACGCGCAGCAGCGAGCAGCGTCGGTCCCGCCGGTTATCCGTTGGCCAGCGGCAGATTTGGCCGGTGTACGGCCGTCACGACTTGGACGCCTGGTTTCGTCAGGATGTTCGACGCGTCGAACCGGTTGGCGTGGCACATTTCTTGGCACGAACGGAAGTTGGCTCGGCCGATTCTCGCTGGGGTGTCACATGAACGTCCAGGAACACCGAACGTCATCACGTACTGGTCGCGCTCGACAGGACCGTCGCCGTCCTGCCCTCGCCTCCGCCGATAACCGACGAAGCCTTTGCCCTCCTCGCCGCCGCGGGCACCCAGGTCACCGTGATCAGCAACCTGGCCGCCACGGCCGTCCGAACATTCCTGATCAGGCACGGCCTGGACGAGCACGTACGACACTTCGCCGCCCGCACCCGGCCAGACCGGGCGGCACTACCGCCGGCCCCGGACCTGATCACCGCGGCGATACGCGAGCGCGCCGCACCCGCCCGGTCGTGCCTGTTCGTCGGCAGCGCCGACCTCGACCTCACCGCCGCGCGCGCCGCGGGAGTCGACACCATCCGCTACCGCCGCCGGGCCACCGCACCCACGGCTGAACCACCGGCAACACCACC
This genomic interval carries:
- a CDS encoding LLM class flavin-dependent oxidoreductase, with the protein product MRFSINIPNFGEFADARTVAAVATAAEQAGWDALFVWDHVVHDKRERRGQPFGDPWMLLTAAALATSRIKLGTLVTPVARRRPEQLARQVATLDSLSGGRVVFSAGLGGPIADEFGSFGEPTDPVVLAERLDEGLDLLQRYWTGEPVDHQGRHYQVHDVTLLPASVQRPHPPIWVAGYWPHRRPMRRAARWDGVVPLFTDARHGQAPPADQVRELVAYVHQHRDRRAAEPFEVVIGGVSPGDPAQARDLIGPLADAGATWWDERQLQTSEDLARLAPTLRRIEQGPPVL
- a CDS encoding HAD family hydrolase — its product is MVALDRTVAVLPSPPPITDEAFALLAAAGTQVTVISNLAATAVRTFLIRHGLDEHVRHFAARTRPDRAALPPAPDLITAAIRERAAPARSCLFVGSADLDLTAARAAGVDTIRYRRRATAPTAEPPATPPPNPWFDALAGEPSIARR